One part of the Glycine soja cultivar W05 chromosome 11, ASM419377v2, whole genome shotgun sequence genome encodes these proteins:
- the LOC114375017 gene encoding B-box domain protein 31-like, producing MRKCELCNSPAKLFCESDQASLCWKCDAKVHSANFLVTKHPRILLCHVCQSLTAWHGTGPKFVPTMSVCNTCVNNNSTETCSQQNHEDDDDDGTGEDHAENDDGGVAEDDDDDDDEENQVVPWTSTPPPPASTSSNSVTTSSTRFSDVEEGGSD from the coding sequence atgaggaagtgtgaGCTCTGTAACAGTCCCGCGAAGTTGTTCTGCGAATCAGATCAAGCCAGCCTCTGTTGGAAATGCGATGCTAAGGTTCACAGTGCAAACTTCCTCGTCACCAAACATCCCAGGATTCTTCTCTGCCATGTTTGTCAATCACTAACAGCGTGGCACGGCACAGGACCCAAGTTTGTACCCACCATGTCAGTTTGCAACACTTGTGTCAACAACAATAGTACTGAGACCTGCAGCCAACAGAATCATGaagacgatgatgatgatggtacGGGAGAGGATCATGCAGAAAACGACGATGGTGGTGTGgctgaagatgatgatgatgatgatgatgaagaaaatCAAGTGGTTCCATGGACATCTACACCACCACCCCCAGCTTCCACTTCTTCAAATAGTGTTACAACTAGTTCTACCAGGTTCTCTGATGTTGAA
- the LOC114377275 gene encoding ubiquitin thioesterase otubain-like codes for MQSKEAVVEDGEIKSVTAVGSEIDGWTNFGDDDIMQQQYTIQSEEAKKVPFVGDKEPLSSLAAEYKSGSPILLEKIKVLDEQYAAIRRTRGDGNCFFRSFMFSYLEHVMKCQDQAEVDRIQANVEKSRKALQTLGYADLTFEDFFALFLEQLESVIQGKETSISHEELVLRSRDQSVSDYVVMFFRFVTSAAIQKRTEFFEPFILGLTNTTVEQFCKSSVEPMGEESDHVHITALSDALGIPVRVVYLDRSSSDTGGVSVNHHDFMPVAGDLPNASCSSEKNIPFITLLYRPGHYDILYPK; via the exons atgcAGAGTAAAGAAGCTGTTGTGGAAGATGGGGAAATAAAGAGTGTGACTGCTGTAGGGTCTGAAATTGATGGGTGGACCAATTTTGGGGACGATGACATAATGCAGCAGCAGTATACAATTCAGTCTGAAGAGGCTAAGAAAGTTCCATTTGTGGGCGACAAG GAACCACTGAGTAGCTTAGCTGCTGAATATAAATCAGGCAGTCCTATCTTGCTGGAGAAAATAAAG GTGCTTGATGAGCAATACGCTGCCATTCGTCGTACTCGAGGAGATGGAAACTGCTTCTTTCGaagctttatgttttcatatctT gaGCATGTTATGAAATGTCAAGACCAAGCAGAAGTTGATCGTATCCAAGCCAATGTTGAAAAAAGTAGAAAAGCACTGCAGACCTTGGGTTATGCAGACTTGacttttgaagatttttttgcG TTATTCCTTGAGCAGCTGGAATCTGTTATTCAAGGGAAAGAGACTTCCATAAG TCATGAAGAGCTTGTTCTTAGAAGCCGAGATCAGTCAGTATCTGATTATG TCGTTATGTTCTTCAGATTTGTTACCTCTGCCGCAATACAAAAGCGCACAGAATTTTTTGAACCATTCATACTAGGCTTAACTAATACAACGGTCGAGCAG ttttgcaAATCATCTGTTGAACCAATGGGTGAAGAGAGCGACCATGTGCACATTACTGCCCTTTCAGATGCATTGGGCATTCCAGTCCGTGTTGTGTACCTTGACCGCAGCTCAAGTGATACTGGTGGTGTCAGTGTAAATCATCATGATTTCATGCCAGTGGCTGGTGATCTCCCAAATGCTAGTTGCAGCTCTGAAAAGAACATTCCTTTCATCACACTACTATATCGTCCTGGTCACTATGACATCCTCTATCCAAAATGA
- the LOC114375476 gene encoding calcium-binding protein KRP1-like, with translation MASKKNTVVFEDYFPAMMEKLGTEGFMKELTNGFQLLMDREKKVITFESLKKNSALLGLEGMNDDELRCMLREGDLDGDGALDEMEFCTLMFRLSPALMNNSKELLEEAIYPFH, from the coding sequence ATGGCGTCGAAGAAGAACACGGTTGTTTTTGAGGACTACTTCCCTGCAATGATGGAGAAACTGGGCACTGAGGGGTTCATGAAGGAGCTGACAAACGGATTTCAGTTGCTGATGGACAGAGAGAAGAAGGTGATAACGTTTGAGAGCTTGAAGAAGAACTCTGCATTGCTTGGGTTGGAAGGGATGAACGATGATGAGTTAAGGTGCATGCTGAGAGAAGGTGACCTTGATGGTGATGGTGCTCTGGATGAGATGGAGTTTTGCACCCTCATGTTCAGGTTGAGTCCTGCTTTGATGAACAACTCCAAGGAACTTTTGGAGGAAGCCATATACCCTTTTCATTAG
- the LOC114374619 gene encoding G-type lectin S-receptor-like serine/threonine-protein kinase At1g11300, whose amino-acid sequence MDFTSLILALVIVCCFCQCLSSGNDTITPGQFIRDPHTLTSANSAFKLGFFSPQNSSNRYLGIWYLSDSNVIWVANRNQPLKKSSSGTVQISEDGNLVVLDSNKRAVWSTNLTHNIATNSTAKLLETGNLVLLDDASGQTTWESFRHPCHALVPKMKFGSNQKTGEKIRITSWRSASDPSVGYYSTTLEHPNTPEMFFWLNETRPYHRSGPWNSQIFIGSTEMSPGYLSGWNIMNDVDDETVYLSYTLPNQSYFGIMTLNPHGQIVCSWWFNEKLVKRMVMQRTSCDLYGYCGAFGSCSMQDSPICSCLNGYKPKNVEEWNRKNWTSGCVRSEPLQCGEHTNGSKVSKDGFLRLENIKVPDFVRRLDYLKDECRAQCLESCSCVAYAYDSGIGCMVWSGDLIDIQKFASGGVDLYIRVPPSELEKLADKRKHRKFIIPVGVTIGTITLVGCVYLSWKWTTKPTGNVYSLRQRMNRDHNEVKLHDQLPLFSFEELVNATNNFHSANELGKGGFGSVYKGQLKDGHEIAVKRLSKTSGQGLEECMNEVLVISKLQHRNLVRLLGCCIKKKENMLVYEYMPNKSLDVILFDPVKKKDLDWPKRFNIIEGISRGLLYLHRDSRLKIIHRDLKVSNILLDGELNPKISDFGMARIFGGNDIQTNTRRVVGTFGYMPPEYAFRGLVSEKLDVFSFGVLLLEIISGRKISSYYDHDQSMSLLGFAWKLWNEKDIQSVIDPEISNPNHVNDIERCIHIGLLCLQNLATERPIMATVVSMLNSEIVNLPRPSHPAFVDRQIVSSAESSRQNHRTQSINNVTVTDMQGR is encoded by the exons ATGGATTTCACAAGTCTGATACTTGCTCTGGTCATAGTTTGCTGTTTTTGTCAGTGCTTAAGTTCTGGCAACGATACCATTACACCAGGCCAATTCATCAGAGATCCTCACACTCTCACCTCAGCTAATAGTGCCTTCAAGCTAGGATTCTTCAGCCCTCAAAATTCTTCAAATCGCTACCTGGGAATCTGGTATCTCTCTGACTCCAATGTCATATGGGTAGCTAACAGAAACCAGCCACTAAAGAAGAGCTCTTCCGGAACTGTTCAAATTTCTGAGGATGGCAATCTCGTGGTATTAGATAGCAACAAAAGGGCTGTTTGGTCAACAAATTTGACACATAATATTGCAACCAATTCAACTGCCAAACTTTTAGAGACTGGAAATCTAGTCCTCCTAGATGATGCATCGGGGCAAACTACATGGGAGAGTTTCCGACATCCTTGTCATGCTCTCGTGCCAAAGATGAAGTTTGGTAGTAACCAAAAAACAGGTGAGAAAATACGCATAACATCATGGAGAAGTGCTTCTGATCCTTCTGTTGGATACTATTCTACTACTCTTGAACACCCAAACACTCCAGAAATGTTTTTCTGGTTGAATGAAACGCGACCATATCATCGGTCTGGTCCGTGGAATAGCCAGATTTTTATTGGCTCAACTGAGATGTCACCTGGTTATCTAAGTGGATGGAATATAATGAATGATGTAGATGATGAAACTGTTTATCTTTCTTATACTCTGCCAAATCAATCTTACTTTGGAATCATGACCTTGAATCCACATGGTCAAATTGTATGCTCCTGGTGGTTCAATGAAAAGTTAGTTAAGAGGATGGTGATGCAAAGAACTTCCTGCGATCTTTATGGATATTGTGGGGCATTTGGAAGCTGTAGTATGCAGGATTCTCCAATATGCAGCTGTTTGAATGGATATAAGCCCAAAAATGTGGAGGAGTGGAATAGAAAAAATTGGACTAGTGGGTGTGTAAGGAGTGAGCCACTGCAATGTGGGgaacacacaaatggaagtaaagTCAGCAAAGATGGGTTTTTGAGGCTTGAGAATATCAAAGTGCCAGATTTTGTACGAAGATTAGATTATTTGAAAGATGAATGCAGAGCTCAGTGTTTGGAGAGTTGCTCTTGCGTGGCCTACGCATATGACAGTGGCATTGGATGCATGGTTTGGAGTGGAGACTTGATCGACATACAGAAATTCGCAAGTGGAGGGGTTGATCTTTACATTCGTGTGCCACCTTCAGAACTTG AAAAACTTGCAGATAAAAGAAAACACAGGAAATTTATAATTCCAGTTGGAGTAACTATAGGAACGATTACTTTGGTTGGCTGTGTTTATCTCTCATGGAAATGGACTACTAAACCAACAG GTAATGTATATTCACTAAGACAGAGAATGAACAGAGATCACAATGAAGTCAAATTGCATGATCAGTTGCCACTTTTTAGTTTTGAAGAACTTGTAAATGCTACAAACAATTTTCACTCAGCCAACGAACTAGGCAAGGGAGGTTTTGGTTCAGTATATAAG GGACAATTGAAAGATGGACATGAAATAGCAGTAAAAAGACTTTCAAAAACCTCTGGACAAGGGTTAGAAGAATGTATGAATGAGGTTTTAGTTatatcaaagcttcaacatcgCAATCTTGTCAGACTTCTTGGCTGCTGTattaaaaagaaggaaaatatgttGGTATACGAGTACATGCCTAACAAGAGTTTGGatgtaatattatttg ATCCAGTCAAAAAGAAAGATCTAGATTGGCCAAAACGCTTCAACATTATTGAAGGAATCTCTCGAGGTTTGCTTTATCTCCACAGAGATTCTAGACTAAAAATTATACACAGAGATTTAAAGGTTAGTAACATCTTGTTggatggagagctaaatccaaAAATATCTGACTTTGGTATGGCTAGAATCTTTGGAGGCAATGATATACAGACCAATACTAGAAGGGTTGTTGGAACATT TGGTTATATGCCTCCAGAATATGCATTCCGAGGACTGGTTTCTGAGAAATTAGATGTCTTTAGCTTTGGAGTCTTGTTGCTAGAGATTATTAGTGGGAGAAAAATCAGTAGCTATTACGATCATGACCAATCAATGAGTCTCTTAGGATTT GCTTGGAAATTATGGAATGAAAAGGACATCCAATCCGTGATAGACCCTGAAATATCTAATCCAAATCATGTGAATGACATCGAGAGATGCATACACATCGGACTTCTTTGTTTGCAAAATCTTGCAACCGAAAGGCCAATTATGGCTACAGTAGTTTCAATGCTCAATAGTGAGATTGTCAATCTTCCTCGGCCATCACATCCTGCATTTGTCGATAGGCAAATTGTATCGTCTGCGGAGTCATCTCGACAGAACCACAGAACACAGTCCATCAACAATGTTACTGTCACAGACATGCAAGGTAGATAg